The segment CTTAGGTAGACTTTAACGTAACGTAACTATGTAACTGCCTATACAGGCATCTGTTCAAGCCATGTTTTGTAAGGGTTTTAGCGTTTTCTATGCTTCGGCGATCGCCCCCGATTTAATGTTTTTTGTAACTTATGCGACGCAAAATTCCTCTTAGCTTACGGTAAAACCTAAATGTTTAAAGATTTTGCAAAACAACTTATTGCAACACCGTAAACTTTTGAATAATTCATCTTCTATTCTTAAGGTAACTAACGTAGATTTAAGTACTTTTGCAGTAGCTTTTGCCTACAGTTTCACTTTTTTGTAATTTAGCCCTAGTCCTGATTCAATTCGCCTTCATGACAGCCCAACCGCCTCCTATCGGTAAAGACTTGGACCTCAACAACGTGACGCTAGAAAAGTTGCTGCGCCACATGACCGGAATGAACGGGCGGCTGAGTCGTCTTTATGAAGCCGCTAATGTCTCTCCTGCCATCCCTATAGAGCTAGTGCCTACTGCTTTCAAGGAAGTGGGCATGGCTTCAGAGGAATTACAAGTTGCCATTGAAGAGTTGCAGCGGCAAAACAATGAGTTGGTAGGCCTACAACAGCAACTCGTTCAAGAGCGCGATCGCTACCGAGAACTGTTTGAGCTAGCTCCTGATGCTTACTTAATCACTACAACAGACGGCGTCGTTCGCGAAGCCAATCGAGCAGCGGCTTCCTTACTCAATGTGGCCCAGCGTTTTCTTATTGGCAAACCATTTCTGAGCTTTATTCCCCTAGAACAGCGGCTCCCGTGGCAGCGGAAAATGATGCAATTGCGGTCAATGGAGCGATCGCAAGACTGGGAATTACCCCTCCAGCCCCGCGAGGATAGCTGTGTCACAGTCAAAGCCACTGTTTCTGTTGTGCCCAATCTCGGACCCAGCCCAGAGGCCGAACCTTATTGCCTGCAATGGCTGATTCGTAGCCTACCAGCGGAACGCAATCCTGTTAAATCTCTCTTGGCAGGGCAAAGTCGTGGCTCCGTCGGGGATGCCTCCGTGCATAAGTACGTCAAAGGGGAACTTATTCCTTGTAAGGCAGATGCCATTTGGCAGGTTCAAGAAGGATTGGTGAAGTTAAGTACCTTCTCAGAAAATGGTGAAGAAGTGCTACTTGGCATAGCAGGCCCTTCAATGACTTTTGGCTCTGGCTTAACCTCGCTTCATGTCTACCAAGTAACAGCGCTTACAGATGAAGTGCAGTTAGGAGCGATTACTTGGCAGGAGATTGCTACCAAACCAGAACTCGCCCAATCTTTGCTCTCTGACATCAGCCAACGCCTACAACAAAGCGAAGCATTTTTAGCCGTAGCAGGACGGCGACGGGTCCAAGACCGCTTGGGTAGTTTTCT is part of the Trichocoleus sp. FACHB-46 genome and harbors:
- a CDS encoding helix-turn-helix domain-containing protein; the protein is MTAQPPPIGKDLDLNNVTLEKLLRHMTGMNGRLSRLYEAANVSPAIPIELVPTAFKEVGMASEELQVAIEELQRQNNELVGLQQQLVQERDRYRELFELAPDAYLITTTDGVVREANRAAASLLNVAQRFLIGKPFLSFIPLEQRLPWQRKMMQLRSMERSQDWELPLQPREDSCVTVKATVSVVPNLGPSPEAEPYCLQWLIRSLPAERNPVKSLLAGQSRGSVGDASVHKYVKGELIPCKADAIWQVQEGLVKLSTFSENGEEVLLGIAGPSMTFGSGLTSLHVYQVTALTDEVQLGAITWQEIATKPELAQSLLSDISQRLQQSEAFLAVAGRRRVQDRLGSFLLLLKQEIGQPVSNGVRIPVRLTHEDLANACCTTRVTVTRLLGKLQQQGKITLDPKHYIILHD